One genomic segment of Dehalogenimonas alkenigignens includes these proteins:
- a CDS encoding homoserine dehydrogenase, with the protein MRKTSIGIGLIGIGIIGGAVARVLRDRADRLSAQVGVPVELRRVKIADIDLTRPIIAEFPRELFTTDEVDFWATPGIDIVVEAIGGEFPAFNYLEKALRSGKHVVSSNKEVIAKHAAELLDLSRKNNVGLRFEAAVGGGIPLLQPFQYDLSANEIKGIFAIINGTTNYILTRMAREGIEFSEALKQAQSLGYAERNPANDIEGFDSVYKLSIMSMLAFQTEVKPDDIYREGITKLEARDFKYAEELGFVIKLLAIAKESEGEIELRVHPVFLPRDYFLAKVDGVFNAVLTTGDLVGDVIFSGQGAGPAPTSSAVVADVLASAQEAASGVGNRMRWRLDGGKRLRPMADITTRYYFRLNVADKPGVLAHIAGIFGDNNISISSVIQKEVDETTESAEVVIMTHPARESAVRRAVEALDRLDTIKAVNNFIRVGI; encoded by the coding sequence ATGAGAAAAACCAGCATCGGAATCGGACTTATCGGTATCGGCATTATCGGCGGCGCCGTAGCCCGGGTGCTGCGCGACCGGGCGGACCGGCTGTCAGCTCAGGTCGGCGTGCCTGTTGAACTGAGGCGGGTGAAAATCGCCGACATCGACCTGACCCGGCCTATCATCGCCGAATTCCCACGGGAGCTATTCACCACCGACGAGGTCGACTTCTGGGCCACGCCGGGCATCGACATCGTCGTCGAAGCTATCGGCGGCGAGTTTCCCGCCTTCAACTATCTGGAAAAAGCCCTCCGGAGCGGTAAACACGTCGTCTCCTCCAACAAAGAGGTCATCGCCAAGCACGCCGCCGAACTACTGGACCTGTCGCGGAAAAACAACGTCGGCCTGCGCTTCGAAGCCGCGGTCGGCGGCGGCATCCCGCTGCTGCAGCCGTTCCAATACGATCTCTCGGCTAATGAGATTAAAGGCATCTTCGCCATTATCAACGGCACCACCAACTACATCCTGACACGGATGGCCCGCGAGGGAATCGAATTTTCCGAGGCTCTGAAACAGGCCCAGTCGCTGGGCTACGCCGAGCGCAACCCGGCAAATGATATCGAGGGTTTCGATTCGGTCTATAAGCTGTCCATCATGTCCATGCTGGCTTTCCAGACCGAGGTGAAGCCGGATGACATTTACCGCGAAGGCATCACCAAACTCGAAGCGCGCGACTTCAAGTACGCCGAAGAACTTGGCTTTGTCATCAAGCTATTGGCTATCGCCAAGGAGTCGGAGGGGGAGATTGAACTCCGGGTGCACCCGGTGTTCCTGCCCCGGGACTACTTCCTGGCCAAGGTCGACGGCGTCTTCAACGCCGTGCTGACCACCGGGGATCTGGTGGGCGACGTCATCTTCTCCGGCCAGGGCGCAGGCCCGGCGCCGACCTCCTCGGCCGTAGTCGCCGACGTACTAGCCTCAGCCCAGGAGGCGGCCTCGGGCGTGGGCAACCGCATGAGGTGGCGGCTTGACGGAGGCAAGCGGCTGCGGCCGATGGCGGACATTACCACCCGCTACTACTTCCGGCTGAATGTGGCGGATAAACCGGGCGTGCTGGCCCATATTGCCGGCATTTTCGGCGACAACAACATCAGCATTTCCTCAGTTATCCAGAAAGAAGTTGACGAAACCACCGAATCAGCCGAGGTGGTTATCATGACCCATCCAGCCAGAGAATCGGCTGTCCGTCGGGCCGTGGAAGCACTCGACCGTCTGGATACTATCAAGGCGGTCAACAATTTCATTCGCGTAGGAATATAA
- a CDS encoding KamA family radical SAM protein, with amino-acid sequence MTEESLIAEDKAEPPSCSPEADEPPLSPSVFRRKFYPDVSDAQWNDWRWHFRNRITSVEDLSRFIPLTVKERTRLKLVSARFPLAVTPYYLSLMDLDDPCDPVRLQAVPSSLEVAAGAGHEDPLAEERDSVVPGLVHRYPDRVLMVLTDICAMLCRHCTRKREWHHGGWIHTPAEIERMLDYIRRTPQVRDVIISGGDPLTLSTPQLEKVLSALRQIPHVEIIRIGTRFPVVLPQRIDEELCAMLSKYGPIWLNTHFNHPNEITPEAAGACDRLLRAGVQVNNQSVLLRGVNDTVDTQLKLCHGLLRAKVRPYYLFQCDQVQGTEYFWTPVEVGLRIIEGMRGHTSGLAIPNYVIDLPDGRGKIPLTPNYVLTRTDHELVVRNYEGHISHFTNPKSAPLPRKPKVGVTAPPQLPFGWTVTEVKNEDRAGIRP; translated from the coding sequence CTCCCCTTAGTCCGTCCGTTTTCCGCCGTAAGTTCTACCCCGATGTCAGCGATGCCCAGTGGAACGACTGGCGCTGGCACTTCCGGAACCGCATCACCTCCGTAGAAGACCTTTCCCGCTTTATCCCTCTTACCGTCAAGGAACGCACCAGGCTCAAGCTGGTTTCCGCGCGTTTCCCGCTGGCCGTCACCCCCTACTACCTGTCGCTGATGGACCTGGACGATCCATGCGATCCGGTTCGCCTCCAGGCGGTGCCAAGCAGCTTGGAAGTAGCCGCCGGCGCCGGGCACGAGGATCCACTGGCTGAAGAGCGCGACTCGGTGGTGCCCGGCCTGGTGCACCGCTATCCGGACCGGGTACTTATGGTCTTGACCGATATCTGCGCCATGCTCTGCCGCCACTGCACCCGCAAGCGCGAATGGCACCACGGCGGCTGGATCCACACCCCGGCCGAGATCGAACGGATGCTGGACTACATCCGCAGAACCCCTCAGGTGCGCGACGTCATCATCTCCGGCGGCGACCCGCTGACCCTGTCCACGCCGCAGCTAGAAAAAGTCCTGTCCGCTTTGCGGCAGATCCCGCACGTCGAGATCATCCGTATCGGCACCCGCTTCCCGGTGGTGCTGCCGCAGCGCATCGACGAAGAGCTTTGCGCCATGCTGTCCAAATACGGCCCCATCTGGCTCAACACCCATTTCAACCACCCCAACGAAATTACGCCCGAGGCTGCCGGAGCCTGCGACCGACTGCTGCGCGCCGGCGTCCAGGTCAATAACCAGAGCGTCCTCCTGCGCGGCGTCAACGATACCGTAGATACCCAGTTAAAGCTTTGCCACGGCTTGCTCAGGGCCAAGGTCCGCCCCTACTACCTCTTCCAGTGCGACCAGGTCCAGGGCACTGAATACTTCTGGACGCCAGTGGAAGTCGGTTTGCGTATCATCGAAGGCATGCGCGGCCATACCTCCGGCCTGGCCATCCCCAATTATGTCATCGACCTGCCGGACGGCCGGGGTAAAATCCCCCTGACGCCGAACTATGTCCTCACCCGTACCGACCACGAGCTGGTGGTACGCAACTATGAAGGGCATATCAGTCACTTCACCAACCCTAAATCTGCGCCCCTACCCCGCAAACCGAAAGTTGGAGTTACGGCGCCGCCGCAGCTTCCGTTTGGCTGGACCGTCACTGAGGTAAAGAATGAAGATAGGGCTGGCATACGACCTTAA
- the folE gene encoding GTP cyclohydrolase I FolE, with product MIDEEAIKAAVESILKAIGDDPAREGLAGTPRRVAQMYSEIFGGMPQNPVDELQVGYELGHREMVILRDIPFYSMCEHHLLPFSGVAHIGYVPGEDGRVVGISKLARVVDIIARRPQIQERMATEIADAIMEGLKPDGVGVVISAEHMCMTMRGIKKPGARVVTSALRGIFAKRAATRAEFMALIQD from the coding sequence ATGATCGATGAAGAAGCCATAAAGGCGGCGGTCGAGAGCATATTAAAAGCCATTGGCGACGACCCTGCACGCGAAGGCCTGGCGGGCACGCCGCGGCGGGTGGCCCAGATGTACTCCGAGATTTTCGGAGGCATGCCGCAAAACCCGGTTGACGAGCTGCAGGTTGGCTATGAACTGGGCCACCGCGAAATGGTCATTCTTCGCGACATCCCGTTCTATTCCATGTGCGAGCATCACCTGCTGCCGTTCTCAGGCGTGGCGCATATCGGCTACGTGCCGGGCGAGGACGGCCGGGTTGTCGGCATCTCCAAACTGGCGAGGGTGGTCGACATCATCGCCCGGCGGCCGCAGATCCAGGAGCGCATGGCCACCGAAATTGCCGACGCTATTATGGAAGGCCTTAAACCCGACGGCGTGGGCGTGGTTATCTCCGCGGAGCATATGTGCATGACCATGCGCGGCATCAAGAAGCCGGGGGCCAGGGTGGTCACCAGCGCGCTGCGCGGCATCTTTGCCAAGCGCGCGGCGACACGGGCGGAGTTCATGGCACTGATTCAGGATTAA
- a CDS encoding D-alanine--D-alanine ligase family protein — MKIGLAYDLKQSVIAGPDAPADALEEYDSAETVSLISAAIEGSGHTPILLGGGKQFLLSVLREPIDFVFNIAEGRGAYRSREAQVPSVLEMLGIPYTGADPQTLSIALDKPLTKQIVQAAGVTTPGWRFFDAPGQARSADWHGFRFPAFVKPAFEGSSKGIRLTSLATNPAEVADHAEALFKNYGSPVIAEEFIDGDEVTCGIIGNIGAAAPPLVMPMRIVPRQKAGPFIYSLEVKRDYKNLVDYEYPARLPAEVIDRIKSQALAVFGTLGCRDFTRMDFRVAADGTPYFLEVNPLPGLSLDSDLFIIATAMGWSHAMMIRSILTAAISRYPGLR, encoded by the coding sequence ATGAAGATAGGGCTGGCATACGACCTTAAACAATCCGTCATCGCCGGCCCCGATGCACCCGCCGATGCCCTTGAGGAATATGACTCCGCCGAAACGGTGAGTCTCATCTCGGCGGCTATTGAAGGATCGGGTCATACTCCGATACTGCTTGGCGGCGGCAAACAGTTCCTGTTGAGCGTGCTCCGTGAACCGATAGACTTCGTCTTCAACATCGCCGAAGGCAGAGGTGCCTATCGTTCGCGTGAAGCGCAGGTTCCGTCGGTGCTGGAGATGCTCGGTATTCCTTATACCGGCGCCGATCCTCAGACGCTTTCAATCGCCCTTGATAAGCCGTTGACCAAACAAATCGTCCAGGCTGCCGGCGTGACCACGCCCGGTTGGCGCTTTTTCGATGCCCCGGGTCAAGCCCGTTCGGCTGATTGGCACGGCTTCCGATTCCCGGCCTTCGTCAAGCCCGCCTTCGAAGGATCGAGCAAGGGTATCCGTCTGACCTCGCTGGCCACCAACCCGGCCGAGGTCGCCGACCACGCCGAGGCATTGTTCAAGAACTATGGCTCTCCGGTCATCGCTGAGGAATTCATTGACGGCGACGAGGTGACCTGCGGCATCATCGGCAACATTGGTGCCGCCGCCCCGCCGCTGGTAATGCCGATGCGGATCGTACCCCGGCAAAAAGCCGGTCCGTTCATCTATTCGCTGGAAGTCAAACGTGACTACAAGAACCTGGTCGATTACGAATACCCGGCCAGGCTTCCGGCGGAGGTTATCGACCGCATCAAGTCACAGGCGCTGGCTGTTTTCGGCACGCTCGGCTGCCGTGATTTCACCCGCATGGATTTCCGCGTCGCCGCTGACGGCACTCCGTATTTTTTGGAGGTCAACCCTCTGCCGGGTCTATCGCTCGACAGCGACCTTTTTATCATTGCCACGGCGATGGGCTGGAGTCACGCCATGATGATCCGGTCCATCCTTACCGCCGCAATCAGCCGGTATCCCGGGCTCCGATGA
- a CDS encoding rhodanese-like domain-containing protein, with the protein MRKFIGVITVMALAAAFAGCSDEPSVTLPGQIIKEISAAEAYAMVQQNAGKADFIILDVRTPSEYTGGHLAGALLIDFNSGSFRTEVDKLDKSKRYLVYCRTSNRSGQAVAVMKELGFKEVYDMDGGIVAWEAAGYPTVK; encoded by the coding sequence TTGCGTAAATTCATTGGGGTGATAACCGTCATGGCATTAGCGGCGGCGTTCGCCGGGTGTTCGGACGAGCCGTCCGTTACCCTACCGGGGCAGATCATCAAGGAAATCTCAGCCGCCGAGGCTTACGCCATGGTTCAGCAAAACGCCGGCAAGGCAGATTTCATCATTCTGGACGTAAGAACACCGTCGGAATATACCGGCGGGCACCTGGCCGGGGCACTTCTGATTGATTTCAATTCCGGCAGTTTCCGCACCGAGGTCGATAAACTGGATAAGAGCAAACGCTACCTGGTTTACTGCCGAACGTCCAACCGCTCTGGGCAGGCGGTGGCGGTGATGAAGGAACTGGGCTTCAAAGAGGTCTACGATATGGACGGCGGCATTGTGGCGTGGGAAGCGGCGGGCTATCCTACGGTGAAATAA
- a CDS encoding carbon-nitrogen hydrolase family protein: protein MPVLRVALLHLDPRPGKLEANRALIERSVRRAAALGADFIVTPELAESGYHFEDYIGTGWIGEESKAWIDHMSAVASDLGVTLLLSTAERDQATGHLHNTVFALTGAGKTAGRYRKVNIHESHTTESWARKGETADIIVLPQFKLGVMICADSWPPHIARELAEKGAELIISPANWGETPCPPESCWEKRSLETGLPVWVCNRTGTEHALNFEDAASVVVVGGKRLLNHCGPDSVILLFDWDLEKKTPLQTEFEVVPVT, encoded by the coding sequence ATGCCCGTACTCAGAGTCGCCCTGCTCCACCTTGACCCCCGCCCCGGAAAACTTGAGGCCAACCGCGCCCTCATTGAACGGTCGGTACGCAGGGCCGCGGCATTGGGAGCGGATTTTATCGTCACCCCAGAACTGGCCGAAAGCGGCTATCACTTCGAAGACTATATAGGCACCGGCTGGATCGGCGAGGAGTCCAAAGCCTGGATAGACCATATGTCCGCTGTCGCCTCTGACCTGGGAGTGACCCTGCTGCTCTCGACCGCCGAGCGTGATCAGGCCACCGGGCACCTGCATAACACCGTATTCGCCCTGACCGGTGCGGGTAAAACAGCCGGCAGATACCGCAAAGTCAACATCCACGAGTCCCATACCACCGAATCCTGGGCCCGCAAAGGCGAAACCGCCGACATTATCGTCCTGCCCCAGTTCAAACTTGGCGTTATGATCTGCGCCGATTCCTGGCCGCCGCATATCGCCCGAGAACTGGCCGAAAAAGGTGCCGAACTCATTATCTCGCCCGCCAACTGGGGCGAGACGCCTTGCCCGCCGGAGAGTTGCTGGGAAAAGCGCAGCCTGGAAACAGGTCTGCCGGTCTGGGTCTGCAACCGCACCGGCACTGAACACGCCCTCAATTTCGAGGATGCCGCCTCGGTCGTAGTCGTCGGCGGCAAACGCCTGCTCAACCACTGCGGCCCGGACTCCGTCATCCTGCTCTTCGACTGGGACCTGGAAAAGAAAACACCGCTTCAAACCGAATTCGAAGTGGTGCCGGTGACCTGA
- a CDS encoding GNAT family N-acetyltransferase yields MIVYREIVPGDLPVLKSILRRIQEFAPDELPVADEVLEASAANPKDSGYYTVVAELEGSPVGYATYGNTPLSRGNWEIYWAAVDPAVQGRGIGRELMNRCETAVKQRGGWQITLETSSTPQYARTRRFHASCGYTEIARIPDFYDRGDDLVVFYKKLG; encoded by the coding sequence ATGATCGTTTACAGGGAGATCGTCCCGGGAGATCTGCCCGTCCTGAAGTCAATACTGCGCCGGATTCAGGAATTCGCCCCTGATGAGTTGCCGGTGGCGGATGAAGTGCTTGAGGCTTCGGCGGCAAATCCGAAAGATTCGGGTTACTATACCGTAGTCGCCGAGTTGGAAGGCAGCCCTGTCGGCTACGCGACTTACGGCAACACTCCTCTTTCCCGCGGCAACTGGGAAATCTACTGGGCTGCCGTGGACCCGGCAGTCCAGGGCCGCGGCATCGGGCGGGAATTGATGAATCGCTGCGAGACAGCGGTCAAGCAGCGCGGCGGCTGGCAAATCACCCTTGAAACATCTTCCACACCCCAATACGCCAGGACGAGGCGTTTTCACGCCAGCTGCGGGTATACCGAGATAGCCCGAATCCCGGACTTTTACGACCGCGGCGATGACCTGGTCGTCTTCTATAAAAAGCTCGGCTAG
- the thrC gene encoding threonine synthase, translating to MAKPGVLAQYGKFLPVTDKTPLITLGEGDTPLVRSPRLEKEFGAGELYFKLEACNPTGSFKDRGMVMAVAKALENGFKAVACASTGNTSASATAYAAAAGIESIIVIPKGKIALGKLAQAIVYGAKIVMVDGNFDDALRMVRELCDKQPVALVNSVNPNRIEGQKTAAFEICDSLGGAPELLFLPVGNAGNITAYWKGFKEYRGRGIIAAAPKMMGFQAAGAAPIVLGHKVDKPETIATAIRIGNPASWKQAEAARDESGGVIDMVSDDEILEAYRIMAEKGGIFGEPASAASLAGLIKMKRRGTDFGGQKVVCVVTGSGLKDADTAIKGFSGQFIEVAAELAAMEKALGY from the coding sequence ATGGCGAAACCGGGCGTGCTGGCGCAATACGGCAAATTCCTTCCGGTAACGGACAAGACGCCGCTCATCACCCTGGGCGAGGGCGACACCCCCCTTGTCCGGTCGCCGCGGCTGGAGAAGGAATTCGGCGCCGGCGAGTTGTACTTCAAGCTGGAAGCCTGCAACCCGACCGGCTCCTTCAAGGACCGCGGCATGGTGATGGCGGTGGCCAAAGCCCTGGAAAACGGTTTCAAGGCGGTCGCCTGCGCCTCCACCGGCAATACTTCGGCTTCAGCGACAGCCTATGCCGCCGCGGCGGGCATCGAAAGCATCATTGTCATTCCCAAGGGCAAAATCGCCCTGGGTAAACTGGCTCAGGCCATCGTCTACGGCGCTAAAATTGTCATGGTAGACGGTAATTTCGACGACGCCCTCCGGATGGTGCGCGAACTTTGCGACAAGCAGCCGGTGGCCCTGGTCAACTCCGTCAACCCCAACCGCATCGAAGGGCAGAAGACAGCGGCCTTCGAGATCTGCGACAGCCTCGGCGGTGCTCCGGAGCTGCTGTTCCTGCCGGTGGGCAACGCCGGCAACATCACCGCTTACTGGAAAGGATTCAAGGAGTACCGCGGCCGCGGCATCATCGCCGCGGCGCCTAAAATGATGGGCTTTCAGGCGGCCGGCGCCGCGCCCATCGTTCTCGGCCACAAGGTAGACAAACCGGAAACCATCGCCACCGCCATCCGTATTGGCAACCCGGCTTCCTGGAAACAGGCTGAAGCAGCCCGCGACGAGTCCGGCGGCGTCATCGACATGGTCAGTGATGACGAAATCCTTGAGGCCTACCGCATTATGGCTGAAAAGGGCGGCATCTTCGGCGAACCAGCCTCCGCGGCATCTTTAGCCGGCCTGATCAAGATGAAGCGCCGGGGTACTGATTTCGGCGGCCAGAAAGTGGTCTGCGTCGTCACCGGCAGCGGCCTCAAGGATGCCGATACCGCCATCAAGGGCTTCTCAGGCCAATTTATTGAAGTGGCGGCGGAGCTGGCGGCTATGGAAAAGGCGCTCGGGTACTAG
- a CDS encoding PAS domain-containing sensor histidine kinase, with product MNNSIEAAGKTQSGCPGDAVKQRGPQKAEGKFRLIFQTAADAMLLWELRSGKTPVLAEANLLAAQRLGYPPEAMTGLAFADIFPSPPAELTAVIEQPSDGQFGVLESAFRTKSGLNEPVEISYSTFNIDGRRFMLSIARDISARKAEASTLTEAYNREKSLRQALETEISKRVDFTRSLVHELKTPLTPLIASGEALLEILEGEDELRLAGNIYRGAMNLERRINDLLDFARGEMGVLKVRAQPLDVAPLLLDLAAQVSPQFDRKNQSLELEIDDDIPLVMADEDRLRQILLNLLNNAGKFTPRGGQITIGAAVSGKMLRLSVADTGRGMTLQEQAHIFKPYYRIVDDADPNDGMGIGLALCKMLVTLQGGDIWFESEKDCGTTFYFTLPLTAEME from the coding sequence ATGAATAATAGCATAGAAGCAGCGGGCAAAACCCAGTCAGGCTGCCCCGGCGACGCCGTCAAACAGCGGGGGCCGCAAAAAGCCGAAGGCAAGTTTCGCCTGATATTCCAAACCGCCGCAGACGCCATGCTCCTCTGGGAGCTCCGTTCCGGCAAAACTCCCGTGCTTGCTGAAGCTAACCTACTGGCCGCCCAAAGGCTTGGTTACCCCCCTGAGGCGATGACAGGCCTGGCTTTCGCCGATATCTTTCCGTCGCCGCCGGCTGAATTAACCGCCGTTATCGAACAACCGTCGGACGGACAATTCGGGGTGTTGGAATCGGCATTTCGAACAAAATCAGGCCTGAATGAACCGGTTGAAATCAGTTACAGTACGTTCAACATTGACGGCAGGCGATTCATGCTGTCGATTGCCCGGGATATTTCGGCCCGCAAAGCCGAAGCCTCAACGCTGACGGAGGCATATAACCGGGAAAAATCGCTGCGGCAGGCGCTCGAGACCGAAATCAGTAAAAGGGTGGATTTTACCCGCTCCTTGGTTCATGAACTTAAGACACCGCTGACGCCCCTCATCGCTTCTGGCGAAGCGCTGCTAGAGATTCTCGAGGGCGAGGATGAACTGCGGCTGGCTGGCAACATTTACCGCGGCGCCATGAACCTTGAGCGGCGTATCAACGACCTTCTGGACTTCGCCCGCGGCGAAATGGGCGTCCTGAAAGTCCGCGCTCAACCGCTGGATGTCGCGCCGCTGCTCCTGGACCTGGCCGCTCAGGTATCGCCCCAATTCGACCGCAAAAATCAGTCTCTAGAACTGGAGATCGACGATGACATCCCTCTGGTTATGGCTGATGAGGACCGGCTGCGGCAAATCCTGCTTAACCTGCTCAACAATGCCGGCAAGTTCACGCCGCGCGGCGGGCAGATTACCATCGGCGCGGCGGTTAGTGGTAAAATGCTGCGGTTAAGCGTCGCCGATACGGGCCGCGGCATGACCCTGCAGGAGCAGGCTCATATTTTCAAGCCCTATTACCGTATCGTCGATGATGCCGATCCCAACGACGGCATGGGCATTGGCCTGGCGTTATGTAAAATGCTGGTCACGCTGCAGGGCGGCGATATCTGGTTTGAAAGCGAAAAAGACTGCGGCACGACATTCTATTTTACCTTGCCGCTGACGGCTGAAATGGAGTAG
- a CDS encoding D-alanine--D-alanine ligase family protein — protein MIPFKPLRVALIFNAPVPSLYDARGESRAETGVMDAVACVGQALTSLGHDWISYPLLPPVGRAGKTLASIEADIVFNLFEGFAGMPGTEAEVAASLEALIIPFTGSPSAALALTLDKSDAAAVLRQAGVPTPIQQLCDGTDFSDFSLDFPCIVKPRSDDASHGLSETSVVFDLPALKAEVKSMVERYDGSPALVEEFLPGREFNATVFGAASREVLPISEILYTLPQGLPPILTFAAKWEPQSAYFQNTSVKCPAEIDPLLDAALRKTALAASAAAGCRGYARVDMRLDASGRPVVIEVNANPDLAPDAGMTRQAGAAGLSYQSMVEKIIGFALEVR, from the coding sequence ATGATCCCCTTCAAGCCGTTGCGGGTAGCCTTGATCTTCAACGCGCCGGTGCCTTCGCTCTATGACGCCCGCGGCGAATCAAGGGCTGAAACCGGGGTGATGGATGCCGTAGCCTGTGTCGGACAGGCGCTAACCAGTCTCGGTCACGACTGGATCAGTTACCCTTTATTGCCGCCGGTCGGCAGGGCGGGAAAAACGCTGGCGTCAATCGAAGCTGATATCGTTTTCAACCTGTTCGAAGGATTTGCCGGCATGCCTGGGACGGAAGCGGAGGTCGCCGCTTCCCTTGAGGCCTTAATAATACCATTTACCGGTTCGCCGTCAGCCGCCCTGGCGTTGACGCTCGATAAATCGGACGCCGCCGCCGTCCTGCGCCAGGCCGGTGTTCCAACGCCGATCCAGCAACTGTGCGATGGAACAGACTTCTCGGATTTCAGTCTGGATTTTCCCTGTATCGTCAAGCCGCGTTCTGATGACGCTTCGCATGGCTTGTCCGAAACAAGCGTGGTATTTGATCTGCCGGCTCTGAAAGCCGAAGTGAAATCGATGGTGGAAAGGTACGACGGTTCGCCAGCCCTGGTTGAGGAGTTCCTACCGGGCCGGGAATTTAACGCGACTGTTTTTGGCGCCGCCAGCCGGGAGGTTTTACCGATTTCGGAAATTCTTTATACCTTGCCCCAGGGCCTGCCCCCGATTCTGACCTTCGCCGCCAAATGGGAGCCTCAAAGCGCCTATTTTCAAAACACCAGCGTCAAGTGCCCGGCGGAGATCGACCCGCTCCTGGATGCTGCCCTCAGAAAAACCGCTTTAGCTGCCAGTGCCGCTGCCGGCTGCCGCGGTTATGCCCGGGTGGATATGCGCCTCGATGCCTCCGGCCGTCCGGTGGTTATTGAGGTTAATGCCAATCCGGACTTAGCCCCCGACGCCGGAATGACACGGCAGGCCGGCGCCGCCGGGCTGTCGTATCAAAGCATGGTTGAAAAAATCATCGGCTTCGCTCTGGAGGTAAGATGA
- a CDS encoding response regulator transcription factor, translated as MVNKPELTVVLIEDDAEIVEAVTLTFKIRWPQATFLAANSGQEGVELVDKNNPDLVILDLGLPDTSGFNVLKDIRRFSHVPVIVLTARGDETDIVRGLELGADEYIIKPFRQMELLARVKAVMRRQETSAEELPLTVGSMTLGPSIRDLKLKDRRISLTRTEGIVLGQLMRHVGHPVSHAVLAKALWGEEYPGAAESLKVYVRHLREKIEDNPSDPKLLLTRIGAGYQLAKPE; from the coding sequence ATGGTGAATAAACCCGAGTTGACCGTGGTGCTGATCGAGGATGACGCTGAAATCGTCGAAGCGGTAACCCTCACATTCAAGATCCGCTGGCCTCAGGCCACCTTTTTGGCCGCTAACTCCGGCCAGGAGGGCGTGGAACTGGTGGATAAAAACAACCCGGACCTGGTCATTCTTGATCTGGGTTTGCCGGACACCAGCGGCTTCAATGTGCTCAAGGACATCAGGCGTTTCAGCCACGTTCCGGTCATCGTGCTGACCGCCCGGGGAGACGAAACCGATATCGTCCGCGGTCTCGAACTCGGCGCCGATGAATACATCATCAAACCGTTCCGGCAGATGGAACTGCTGGCCAGGGTCAAGGCGGTCATGCGCCGCCAGGAAACTTCTGCCGAGGAATTGCCGCTGACCGTGGGCTCAATGACGCTGGGGCCTTCCATTCGCGATCTTAAACTTAAAGACCGGCGCATCAGCCTCACCCGCACTGAGGGCATCGTCCTCGGGCAATTGATGCGTCATGTCGGTCACCCGGTGAGCCACGCCGTCCTGGCGAAAGCGCTGTGGGGCGAAGAATATCCCGGCGCCGCGGAAAGCCTGAAGGTATATGTCCGCCACCTGCGTGAAAAAATAGAGGATAACCCCTCCGACCCCAAACTGCTGCTCACCCGCATCGGCGCCGGTTATCAGTTAGCCAAGCCGGAATAA
- a CDS encoding flavin reductase family protein, with protein sequence MKQVSESVGAYYQHYPRIAVVVSAYHDGKADAMTCTWHTPLSSKPPLFGVMLTPRRFTYQLIVDSKEFAVNFLPAESARLLAAVGGSKGATVDKFAAYNIARDIPLKTNAPVLADAYAAYECKLVEDRPYGDHQLLVGEVVAAHWLEEAFTEGGSLDLKAAVPAFYLGNDSYVTRLKPTVEKIDRGR encoded by the coding sequence ATGAAACAGGTATCAGAAAGCGTCGGCGCCTATTACCAGCACTATCCGCGCATCGCCGTGGTGGTATCGGCCTACCACGACGGCAAGGCTGATGCCATGACCTGCACCTGGCACACACCGCTGTCTTCCAAACCGCCGCTGTTCGGCGTGATGCTGACGCCGCGGCGTTTCACCTATCAGCTCATAGTTGACAGCAAGGAGTTTGCGGTCAATTTCCTGCCCGCGGAGTCGGCCCGGCTGCTGGCGGCGGTGGGCGGCAGCAAGGGAGCCACAGTGGACAAGTTCGCCGCCTATAACATCGCCCGCGACATACCGCTGAAAACCAACGCCCCGGTGCTGGCGGACGCCTACGCCGCCTACGAGTGCAAACTGGTGGAGGACCGGCCGTACGGCGACCACCAGCTGCTGGTGGGGGAGGTGGTGGCGGCCCACTGGCTGGAAGAAGCCTTTACCGAAGGCGGATCACTGGACTTAAAGGCAGCGGTCCCGGCGTTTTACCTGGGCAACGATTCTTATGTCACCAGGCTGAAGCCGACGGTGGAGAAGATAGACCGAGGCCGGTAG